From Bacillus basilensis, a single genomic window includes:
- a CDS encoding RluA family pseudouridine synthase codes for MSEVVQVTVAEEQKNERIDKFVAEINSEWSRSQVQQWIKDDVVTVNGKSVKVNYKVKENDEITVTIPEPEALDIQAEDMNLEIYYEDADVLVVNKPRGMVVHPAPGHTSGTLVNGLMHHCTDLSGINGVMRPGIVHRIDKDTSGLLMVAKNDMAHESLVNQLVAKTVTRRYKAIVHGVIPHDKGTIDAPIGRDKKERQSMTVDENGKNAVTHFQVLERFKDFTLVECRLETGRTHQIRVHMKYIGYPLAGDPKYGPKKTLDMNGQALHAGILGFDHPRTGEYIQFEAPIPEVFEDALNILRK; via the coding sequence ATGAGTGAAGTAGTACAAGTAACAGTTGCAGAAGAGCAAAAAAATGAGCGAATTGATAAATTCGTTGCAGAAATAAACAGTGAATGGTCACGTTCACAAGTACAGCAATGGATTAAAGATGATGTTGTAACAGTTAATGGGAAATCGGTAAAAGTAAATTATAAAGTTAAAGAAAATGATGAAATTACAGTAACGATTCCTGAGCCAGAAGCGTTAGATATTCAAGCAGAAGATATGAACTTAGAAATTTATTATGAAGATGCAGATGTGCTTGTTGTAAATAAGCCACGTGGTATGGTTGTACATCCAGCACCAGGTCATACAAGTGGTACACTTGTAAATGGTCTTATGCATCATTGTACAGATTTATCAGGCATTAACGGTGTAATGCGTCCTGGTATCGTGCATCGTATTGATAAGGATACATCTGGCCTATTAATGGTTGCTAAAAATGATATGGCACACGAATCACTTGTAAATCAACTTGTAGCAAAAACAGTAACAAGACGTTACAAAGCGATTGTACACGGTGTTATCCCGCATGATAAGGGAACGATTGATGCTCCGATTGGTCGCGATAAGAAAGAGCGTCAAAGTATGACAGTTGATGAAAACGGTAAGAACGCTGTTACTCACTTCCAAGTGTTAGAGCGTTTCAAAGATTTTACACTTGTAGAATGTCGCTTAGAAACAGGACGCACGCACCAAATTCGTGTTCATATGAAATATATTGGCTATCCACTTGCAGGAGATCCAAAGTATGGACCAAAGAAAACATTAGACATGAATGGACAAGCACTTCATGCAGGTATTTTAGGATTTGACCACCCTCGTACTGGTGAATATATTCAGTTTGAGGCACCGATTCCAGAAGTGTTTGAAGATGCATTAAATATTTTACGGAAATAG
- a CDS encoding YggS family pyridoxal phosphate-dependent enzyme, protein MTVQKNLTTVNEAIKQSCARAGRSLQDIKLVAVTKTVGIEKTNEVIEAGIIDLGENRNEGFLQKYEHFGSKVNWHFIGSLQTRKVKEIINEIDYLHSLDRLSLAKEIQKRADKKVKCFIQVKTSSEESKQGLAIEETISFIQSLQELDKIEVVGLMTMAPFTEEEEEIRRCFKELRMLQTEVQELELLHAPCKELSMGMSNDYTIAIEEGATYIRLGTILVGKA, encoded by the coding sequence GTGACAGTACAAAAAAATTTAACAACTGTAAACGAAGCAATTAAACAATCTTGCGCACGAGCGGGACGTTCGTTGCAAGATATTAAACTCGTTGCGGTTACAAAAACGGTAGGAATTGAAAAAACAAACGAAGTAATTGAAGCTGGAATTATCGATTTAGGTGAAAATAGAAATGAAGGTTTCTTACAGAAGTACGAGCATTTCGGTTCAAAAGTGAATTGGCATTTTATTGGATCATTACAAACGAGAAAAGTAAAAGAAATCATTAATGAAATCGATTATTTACATTCGTTAGATCGTCTTTCACTTGCAAAAGAAATTCAAAAACGTGCGGATAAGAAAGTGAAATGTTTTATTCAAGTGAAAACATCATCTGAAGAATCAAAGCAAGGGTTGGCAATAGAAGAAACCATTTCTTTTATTCAAAGTTTGCAAGAATTGGATAAGATTGAAGTGGTGGGACTAATGACAATGGCTCCGTTTACAGAAGAAGAGGAAGAAATCAGACGCTGTTTTAAGGAGTTACGTATGCTACAAACAGAGGTGCAGGAGCTAGAATTATTACATGCGCCATGTAAAGAATTATCAATGGGAATGTCTAATGATTACACGATTGCGATTGAAGAAGGTGCTACATATATTCGTTTGGGGACGATTTTAGTAGGAAAAGCGTAA
- the pgeF gene encoding peptidoglycan editing factor PgeF, with translation MREPFKYVDGILYLQAWKELGNITAGFTTKDGGISTGSFHAMNLGLHVNDIVENVHENRRILANKLQKPLENWICSEQVHDHHVEKVGQQEKGSGVYSYEDGISKTDGIYTTNNDVLLTSCYADCVPLYFYAPSHGMIGLAHAGWKGTVKEIAKEMIQKWNAEGISSDEIHVAIGPAIGSCCYVVDDRVLTAAEQVVNGSVPYKKISDGQYAINLKEINRILCVQAGIKEENIVMSSLCTSCEEQLFFSHRRDQGKTGRMLSFIGFKEEESK, from the coding sequence ATGAGAGAACCATTTAAATATGTGGACGGTATACTGTATTTACAAGCGTGGAAAGAACTTGGAAACATTACTGCTGGATTTACGACAAAAGATGGTGGGATAAGTACCGGCTCCTTTCATGCGATGAATTTAGGATTACATGTGAATGATATCGTGGAGAACGTTCATGAAAACAGACGCATTTTAGCTAATAAGTTACAAAAACCATTAGAAAACTGGATTTGCTCTGAACAAGTTCATGATCATCATGTTGAAAAAGTAGGACAACAGGAAAAAGGAAGCGGCGTCTATTCATATGAAGACGGCATTTCAAAAACAGATGGCATTTATACGACTAATAATGATGTTCTTCTAACATCTTGTTACGCGGATTGTGTTCCACTCTATTTTTATGCACCATCACATGGTATGATAGGACTTGCACATGCTGGATGGAAAGGGACTGTAAAAGAGATTGCAAAAGAAATGATTCAAAAATGGAATGCAGAAGGGATTTCAAGTGATGAAATTCATGTTGCAATTGGACCAGCAATTGGATCTTGTTGTTACGTTGTTGATGATCGAGTGTTAACAGCGGCAGAACAAGTAGTAAACGGTTCTGTCCCTTATAAAAAAATTTCTGATGGGCAGTATGCAATTAATTTAAAAGAAATTAATCGTATATTATGTGTACAAGCAGGCATAAAAGAAGAGAATATTGTAATGTCATCTCTTTGTACAAGCTGTGAAGAACAACTATTTTTCTCTCATCGTCGTGATCAGGGTAAGACGGGGAGAATGTTGAGTTTCATAGGTTTTAAGGAGGAAGAAAGCAAGTGA
- the pyrR gene encoding bifunctional pyrimidine operon transcriptional regulator/uracil phosphoribosyltransferase, with amino-acid sequence MQEKAVVLDDQMIRRALTRISHEIVERNKGVDNCVLVGIKTRGIFIAQRLAERIGQIEGKEMEVGELDITLYRDDLTLQSKNEEPLVKGSDIPVDITKKKVILVDDVLYTGRTVRAAMDALMDLGRPSQIQLAVLVDRGHRELPIRADYVGKNIPTSSEERIEVDLQETDQQDRVSIYDK; translated from the coding sequence ATGCAAGAGAAAGCTGTCGTTTTAGATGACCAAATGATTCGCCGCGCTTTAACACGAATTAGTCATGAAATCGTGGAACGAAATAAAGGTGTCGATAATTGTGTTCTTGTCGGAATTAAAACTCGTGGAATTTTTATTGCACAACGTTTGGCAGAACGAATTGGTCAAATTGAAGGAAAAGAAATGGAAGTTGGAGAGTTAGATATTACGTTATACCGTGATGATCTAACGCTACAATCGAAAAATGAAGAACCACTTGTAAAAGGTTCTGATATCCCTGTAGATATTACGAAGAAAAAAGTTATCCTTGTGGATGATGTATTATATACAGGCAGAACAGTTCGAGCAGCAATGGATGCTCTTATGGATTTAGGTAGACCATCACAAATCCAACTAGCAGTTCTTGTTGATAGAGGTCATCGTGAACTACCAATTCGCGCTGATTATGTAGGAAAGAACATTCCAACATCAAGTGAAGAGCGTATCGAAGTTGATTTGCAAGAGACAGATCAACAAGATCGAGTAAGCATATACGATAAGTAA
- a CDS encoding YggT family protein has protein sequence MVTVLNVLITAIEIYSWALIIYILLSWFPGAKESTFGDFLARICEPYLEPFRRFIPPLGMIDISPLVAIFALKLATNGLVSIFRYFL, from the coding sequence ATGGTAACAGTTTTAAACGTTTTAATTACTGCTATCGAGATTTACTCGTGGGCACTTATTATTTACATTCTCCTATCATGGTTCCCGGGTGCAAAGGAATCAACTTTCGGAGATTTTCTTGCGCGTATTTGTGAACCGTATTTAGAACCATTTCGCAGATTTATTCCGCCGCTTGGTATGATTGATATCTCTCCACTCGTTGCGATTTTTGCGTTAAAGCTTGCTACGAATGGTTTAGTAAGTATATTCCGCTATTTCTTATAG
- a CDS encoding RNA-binding protein: MSIYEHFRPNEEVFVDKVLEWKRAAEYHQVKLTDFLDPRQQQIVNMVIGQGDVAVQFDGATPHAERKRALIYPDYLVVNEEEFQVEVLEIDYPSKFYTLEHRQILGTFMSLGLTREKCGDILLQENRAQIVVAKEVVSYIEMNLQSIGKVKVSLSSVQGEKILQMQETWGEKSGTVSSLRLDVMLAEMLHISRQKVQPFIKNGLVKVNWKTVEQTSYECYPGDVFSVRGYGRSKLFSVEGRTKRDKWRILYGILK, encoded by the coding sequence ATGAGCATCTATGAACATTTCAGACCCAATGAAGAGGTCTTTGTGGATAAGGTGTTAGAGTGGAAGCGAGCAGCGGAGTACCATCAAGTGAAACTAACAGATTTCCTTGATCCAAGACAACAACAAATTGTCAATATGGTAATAGGACAAGGGGATGTTGCTGTACAGTTTGATGGTGCAACGCCTCATGCAGAGCGTAAAAGAGCACTCATTTATCCGGACTATCTAGTAGTAAATGAAGAGGAATTTCAAGTAGAGGTATTAGAAATTGACTATCCTTCCAAGTTTTATACGCTAGAACATAGGCAAATATTAGGTACATTTATGTCTCTTGGTTTAACGAGAGAAAAATGTGGAGATATTTTGCTTCAAGAAAATCGTGCCCAAATTGTAGTCGCGAAAGAAGTTGTATCTTATATTGAGATGAACTTACAATCGATAGGGAAAGTGAAAGTCTCCTTATCATCAGTGCAAGGAGAAAAAATTCTACAGATGCAAGAAACGTGGGGAGAGAAATCTGGAACGGTTTCTTCACTTCGTTTAGATGTTATGTTAGCTGAAATGTTACATATATCCAGACAGAAAGTACAACCTTTCATAAAAAATGGACTAGTAAAAGTGAATTGGAAAACAGTGGAGCAAACCTCTTATGAATGTTATCCAGGAGATGTTTTTTCAGTGAGAGGATATGGACGAAGTAAATTGTTTTCTGTAGAAGGTAGAACAAAGCGCGACAAATGGAGAATTTTGTATGGTATACTAAAATGA
- the lspA gene encoding lipoprotein signal peptidase LspA codes for MIYYVIALFVIAIDQISKWLIVKNMELGTSIPIIDNVLYITSHRNRGAAWGILENKMWFFYIITVIFVVFIVFYMKKYAKTDKLLGISLGLILGGAIGNFIDRVFRQEVVDFIHVYIFSYNYPVFNIADSALCIGVVLIIIQTLLEGKKAKE; via the coding sequence ATGATATATTATGTAATAGCGTTATTCGTCATTGCCATCGATCAAATATCGAAATGGCTAATTGTAAAAAACATGGAATTGGGTACGAGCATTCCGATTATCGATAATGTATTATACATAACATCACATCGAAATAGAGGAGCTGCCTGGGGGATTTTAGAAAATAAAATGTGGTTCTTCTACATTATTACAGTCATTTTTGTAGTATTTATCGTATTTTATATGAAAAAATATGCGAAAACAGACAAGCTTCTAGGAATTTCATTAGGTCTAATATTAGGCGGAGCAATTGGTAACTTTATTGATCGTGTATTTAGACAAGAAGTAGTGGATTTCATTCACGTGTATATTTTCTCGTACAACTATCCAGTATTTAATATAGCTGATTCAGCATTATGTATTGGTGTTGTATTAATTATTATTCAAACATTATTAGAAGGCAAGAAAGCGAAGGAGTAA
- a CDS encoding molecular chaperone DnaK, producing MNEMYMEIKEELQLMRKELQERLAKEVMHKYDTEFSEELGYEIKEEIKKKLLLHDIKEDLKDVERALFKMEIDMYGICEETGRVISVKQMKTMPTARTIHEFFYEKVNV from the coding sequence GTGAATGAAATGTATATGGAAATAAAAGAAGAATTGCAATTGATGAGAAAAGAATTGCAAGAGAGACTAGCTAAAGAGGTCATGCACAAATATGATACAGAGTTTAGCGAAGAGCTTGGATATGAAATTAAGGAAGAGATAAAGAAAAAACTGCTATTACATGATATAAAAGAGGATTTAAAAGATGTAGAACGTGCATTATTTAAAATGGAAATAGATATGTATGGTATTTGTGAAGAAACAGGGAGAGTAATTTCGGTAAAACAAATGAAAACGATGCCGACTGCCCGTACTATCCATGAATTTTTCTATGAAAAAGTAAATGTATGA
- a CDS encoding cell division protein SepF produces MSWSKVKYFFFDTPEEKEAAQYSYEKEQTDMKKQQDPPEQQDVTFPKAQPKQNVVSIETAKQSSKVVLLEPRTYSEAQGIADHLKGRRAVVINLQRMSTDQAVRIVDFLSGTVYAIGGDIQKIGPKTFMCTPENVDIVGAISELFGEEEDTNIKRW; encoded by the coding sequence ATGAGTTGGTCAAAAGTAAAGTACTTCTTTTTTGATACACCGGAAGAAAAAGAAGCAGCTCAATATAGTTATGAAAAGGAGCAAACAGACATGAAGAAGCAGCAAGATCCGCCAGAACAACAAGATGTTACGTTTCCAAAAGCGCAACCGAAACAAAATGTTGTGAGCATTGAAACAGCAAAGCAATCTTCAAAAGTTGTTTTATTAGAACCACGCACATATTCGGAAGCGCAAGGGATTGCGGACCATTTAAAAGGTAGACGAGCTGTTGTGATTAATTTACAACGAATGTCTACTGATCAAGCTGTACGTATCGTTGACTTTTTAAGTGGTACTGTATACGCTATAGGCGGGGACATTCAAAAAATAGGACCGAAAACATTTATGTGTACGCCTGAAAATGTAGATATTGTTGGTGCAATTTCAGAGTTATTCGGTGAAGAAGAAGACACAAATATAAAGAGGTGGTAA
- the ileS2 gene encoding isoleucine--tRNA ligase has protein sequence MEYKNTLLMPKTEFPMRGNLPKREPAMQEQWAEMNIYEKVQEHTKGRPLFVLHDGPPYANGDIHMGHALNKVLKDFIVRYKSMTGYCAPYVPGWDTHGLPIEQALTNKGVKRKEMTVAEFRKLCAEYAYEQVERQREQFKRLGVRADWDNPYITLEPAYEAQQIKVFGDMAKKGYIYKGQKPVYWSPTSESALAEAEIEYQDKKSASIYVAFPVKDGKNVLEGDEKFIIWTTTPWTLPANLGISVHPELEYSIVKVNDEKYIIASELFEPVAKTLEWENAEVVKTVKGSELEYTVAKHPFYDRDSLVMLGDHVTTDAGTGCVHTAPGHGEDDFVVGKKYGLEVLCPVDDKGVLTEEAPGFEGLFYDKANKPITEKLEEVGALLKLTFITHSYPHDWRTKKPIIFRATAQWFASIEAFRKELLEAVAETKWVPAWGETRLHNMVRDRGDWCISRQRAWGVPIPVFYAENGDPIITDETINHVADLFREHGSNVWFEREAKDLLPEGFTHPGSPNGEFRKETDIMDVWFDSGSSHQAVLEEREDLQRPADLYLEGSDQYRGWFNSSLSTAVAVTGKAPYKGVLSHGFVLDGEGRKMSKSIGNIVVPKKIMDQLGGDILRLWVSSVDYQSDVRISDDILKQVAEVYRKIRNTFRFLLGNLDDFKPSENTVAVAELREVDRYMLVKLNDLITKVKEAYETYDFAAVYHAIHNFCTIDLSSFYLDFAKDILYIEGANHEDRRAIQTVLYDVLVALTKLVTPILPHTADEVWPYVPGVTEESVQLTDMPEAVQLDGAEALKTKWDAFMTLRDDVLKALEVARNEKVIGKSLNASITLYPTAEMKAMLESISEDLKQLFIVSEYKLGGLMEEAPADAPKYEHTAVVVAQATGETCERCWVVSETIGKDAEHETLCERCATVVKENYVK, from the coding sequence ATGGAGTACAAAAATACATTACTAATGCCAAAAACAGAGTTCCCAATGCGTGGGAATTTACCAAAACGTGAGCCTGCAATGCAAGAACAGTGGGCTGAAATGAATATTTATGAAAAGGTACAAGAACATACAAAAGGTCGTCCTTTATTCGTACTGCATGATGGACCTCCATATGCAAATGGTGACATTCATATGGGACATGCATTAAATAAAGTATTAAAAGACTTTATTGTTCGTTATAAATCAATGACTGGTTACTGTGCACCATATGTTCCAGGTTGGGATACGCACGGTTTACCAATTGAGCAAGCTTTAACAAATAAAGGTGTAAAGCGTAAAGAAATGACAGTTGCTGAGTTCCGTAAGTTATGTGCAGAGTATGCATATGAACAAGTAGAACGTCAACGTGAACAATTTAAGCGTTTAGGTGTACGTGCTGATTGGGATAACCCATATATTACTTTAGAGCCAGCTTATGAAGCACAACAAATTAAAGTGTTTGGTGATATGGCGAAAAAAGGTTATATCTATAAAGGGCAAAAACCAGTTTACTGGTCTCCAACGAGTGAATCAGCTTTAGCAGAAGCTGAAATTGAATACCAAGATAAAAAATCAGCATCTATTTACGTAGCATTCCCTGTTAAAGATGGAAAGAACGTATTAGAAGGTGATGAGAAATTCATTATCTGGACAACAACACCTTGGACGTTACCTGCAAACTTAGGTATTTCTGTTCACCCAGAACTTGAATACAGCATTGTAAAAGTAAATGATGAAAAGTATATTATTGCTTCTGAACTATTTGAGCCAGTTGCAAAAACATTAGAGTGGGAAAATGCTGAAGTTGTGAAAACTGTAAAAGGTAGCGAACTTGAGTATACAGTTGCAAAACATCCATTCTACGATCGTGATTCATTAGTTATGCTAGGAGATCACGTAACAACAGATGCAGGTACAGGGTGTGTTCATACAGCACCAGGACACGGGGAAGATGACTTCGTTGTTGGTAAAAAATATGGATTAGAAGTACTTTGCCCAGTTGATGATAAAGGTGTATTAACAGAGGAAGCACCTGGATTTGAAGGCCTATTCTATGATAAAGCTAACAAGCCAATTACAGAAAAATTAGAAGAAGTAGGCGCGTTACTGAAACTAACATTCATTACGCATTCATACCCACATGATTGGAGAACGAAAAAACCAATTATTTTCCGTGCGACAGCTCAGTGGTTTGCATCTATTGAAGCATTCCGTAAAGAGTTATTAGAAGCTGTTGCGGAAACAAAATGGGTACCAGCATGGGGCGAAACTCGTCTTCATAACATGGTTCGTGACCGTGGTGACTGGTGTATTTCTCGTCAGCGTGCATGGGGTGTGCCAATTCCTGTATTCTATGCTGAGAATGGTGATCCAATTATTACAGATGAAACAATTAACCATGTAGCAGATTTATTCCGTGAACACGGTTCTAACGTATGGTTCGAGCGTGAAGCGAAAGATCTATTACCAGAAGGATTTACACATCCAGGTAGCCCAAATGGTGAATTCCGTAAAGAAACAGACATCATGGATGTATGGTTCGACTCAGGTTCTTCTCACCAAGCGGTATTAGAAGAGCGCGAAGACTTACAACGTCCAGCTGATTTATATTTAGAAGGATCTGACCAATATCGTGGTTGGTTTAACTCTTCATTATCAACAGCAGTTGCTGTAACAGGTAAAGCTCCATATAAAGGCGTACTAAGCCATGGTTTCGTATTAGATGGTGAAGGACGTAAAATGAGTAAGTCGATTGGAAACATTGTCGTACCGAAGAAAATTATGGATCAATTAGGCGGGGACATTTTACGCTTATGGGTATCTTCTGTTGACTATCAATCTGATGTACGTATTTCAGATGATATTTTAAAACAAGTAGCAGAAGTGTATCGTAAGATCCGTAACACATTCCGTTTCTTATTAGGAAACTTAGATGACTTTAAGCCAAGTGAAAATACAGTAGCGGTAGCTGAACTTCGTGAAGTAGATCGTTACATGTTAGTGAAATTAAATGACTTAATTACAAAAGTAAAAGAAGCATATGAAACATACGACTTCGCTGCTGTATATCATGCAATTCATAACTTCTGTACAATTGATTTAAGTTCATTCTACTTAGACTTTGCAAAAGACATTTTATACATTGAAGGTGCAAACCATGAAGATCGTCGTGCAATTCAAACGGTATTATATGATGTTCTTGTTGCATTGACAAAACTTGTAACACCAATCTTACCGCATACAGCTGACGAAGTATGGCCATATGTTCCAGGTGTAACAGAAGAAAGCGTACAATTAACTGATATGCCAGAAGCTGTACAATTAGATGGTGCGGAAGCATTGAAAACAAAATGGGATGCATTCATGACATTACGTGATGACGTATTAAAAGCGTTAGAAGTAGCACGTAATGAAAAAGTAATCGGTAAGTCATTAAATGCAAGCATTACGTTATATCCAACTGCAGAAATGAAAGCTATGCTAGAGTCTATTAGCGAAGACTTAAAGCAATTATTCATCGTTTCTGAGTATAAGCTTGGTGGTCTGATGGAAGAAGCGCCAGCAGATGCGCCTAAGTATGAACATACAGCGGTTGTTGTTGCTCAAGCAACTGGTGAAACATGTGAACGTTGTTGGGTAGTTTCAGAAACAATTGGTAAAGATGCTGAACATGAAACATTATGTGAGCGTTGTGCAACAGTTGTTAAAGAAAATTATGTAAAATAA
- the divIVA gene encoding septum site-determining protein DivIVA: MPLTPLDIHNKEFGRGFRGYDEDQVNEFLDQIIKDYELVIREKKALEEKVAQLEGKLDHFSNIEDTLNKSIVVAQEAAEEVKRNAQKEAKLIVREAEKNADRIINEALVKSRKVAFDIEELKKQAKVFRTRFRMLLETQLEMLNNDDWDKLIELEDEVDELLKKEETV; the protein is encoded by the coding sequence GTGCCGTTAACACCATTAGATATTCATAACAAAGAATTTGGTCGCGGATTCCGTGGCTATGATGAGGATCAAGTAAATGAGTTTCTTGATCAAATTATCAAAGATTATGAATTAGTCATTCGTGAGAAGAAAGCTTTAGAAGAAAAAGTTGCGCAATTAGAAGGAAAGTTAGATCATTTTTCTAATATTGAAGATACGTTAAACAAATCTATCGTTGTTGCACAAGAAGCGGCGGAAGAAGTAAAACGTAATGCGCAAAAAGAAGCAAAATTAATCGTACGTGAAGCGGAAAAGAATGCAGACCGTATTATTAACGAAGCATTAGTAAAATCAAGAAAGGTTGCTTTTGATATTGAAGAGCTGAAGAAACAAGCGAAAGTATTCCGCACTCGTTTCCGTATGTTATTAGAAACACAGCTTGAAATGTTAAACAACGATGATTGGGATAAATTAATTGAGTTAGAAGACGAAGTAGATGAGCTGTTGAAAAAAGAAGAAACAGTGTAA